One region of Deinococcus wulumuqiensis R12 genomic DNA includes:
- a CDS encoding helix-turn-helix domain-containing protein: MAKKWSDLKAQMSPERQARIDARTEALQLEMDLAELRRTRDLTQSAVAEVLEKEQAAISKIEGREDMFLSTLREYVRALGGELKLIASFPDAEIQIHPSRR; encoded by the coding sequence ATGGCAAAAAAGTGGAGTGACCTCAAAGCCCAGATGTCCCCCGAGCGTCAGGCCCGCATTGACGCCCGTACAGAAGCCCTACAGCTAGAGATGGACTTGGCCGAACTGCGTAGAACCCGTGACCTGACCCAATCCGCTGTGGCCGAAGTGCTGGAAAAAGAGCAGGCCGCCATCTCCAAAATTGAGGGCAGAGAAGACATGTTCCTAAGTACCCTGCGCGAGTATGTCCGGGCACTCGGGGGTGAACTGAAGCTCATCGCCTCCTTCCCTGACGCTGAAATTCAGATTCACCCCTCTCGCCGCTGA
- a CDS encoding helix-turn-helix domain-containing protein — protein MRRSGKTQADFAAHKGVSRQSVNPYFNGKRSLFTETGRELLDFLGLRIRLEPIDPPERK, from the coding sequence ATGCGCCGAAGTGGGAAAACTCAGGCGGATTTCGCGGCTCATAAAGGTGTATCCCGGCAGTCCGTCAATCCTTATTTCAACGGAAAGCGCAGTCTATTTACTGAGACAGGGCGCGAGCTATTGGACTTTCTTGGCCTCCGCATCAGGCTTGAACCCATTGACCCTCCAGAGAGAAAGTGA
- a CDS encoding helix-turn-helix domain-containing protein: MPTEPRPVSPSRLLFANRVRQERKARGWTQEDLGERCDLSWNYIGQVERGTRNISVDNMDAIAQAFNLHLADLLLPGASVRAETEIAEEKAPPHE; encoded by the coding sequence ATGCCCACAGAGCCGCGTCCAGTCAGCCCTTCCCGACTTCTTTTCGCCAACAGGGTTCGCCAGGAGCGCAAGGCACGGGGTTGGACGCAGGAAGACCTGGGAGAGAGGTGTGACCTGAGCTGGAATTACATCGGTCAGGTCGAGCGCGGAACCCGCAATATCAGTGTGGACAATATGGACGCTATAGCGCAGGCGTTTAACCTGCACCTGGCCGATTTACTTCTGCCAGGTGCAAGTGTCCGTGCTGAAACTGAGATTGCAGAAGAAAAAGCGCCACCTCACGAGTGA
- a CDS encoding tyrosine-type recombinase/integrase, which translates to MRREEIERIFAVIPAEQARDALLFRLVFETGLRIGEALGAHVQDLDLTRGDEHLTVLGKGHRKRTVLLDDPKLVNALRRYLRTLGYAHGPLFQATKNGRGGPLSYQSVQERWQGYAGRAGVTCSLHQLRHSHATELVNGGVSLATIRKRLGHQHIQTTLRYAEVSDGTADAEVRRWRRGRR; encoded by the coding sequence TTGCGCCGGGAGGAGATCGAGCGCATCTTCGCAGTCATTCCGGCAGAGCAGGCCCGGGACGCCCTGCTGTTCCGGTTGGTCTTCGAGACGGGACTGCGCATTGGGGAGGCGTTAGGGGCTCACGTTCAGGACCTTGACCTGACCCGGGGCGACGAACACCTGACCGTACTGGGGAAAGGCCACCGGAAGCGGACGGTGCTGCTCGACGATCCCAAGCTGGTGAACGCCTTGCGGCGCTATCTGCGGACGCTCGGCTACGCCCACGGTCCCCTCTTCCAGGCAACCAAGAACGGGCGCGGCGGGCCGCTGAGCTACCAGAGCGTGCAGGAACGCTGGCAGGGGTATGCAGGGCGGGCCGGGGTCACCTGTTCGCTCCACCAACTCCGGCACAGCCACGCGACGGAACTGGTCAACGGGGGCGTGAGCCTGGCGACCATCCGCAAGCGGCTGGGGCACCAGCATATCCAGACCACCCTGCGCTATGCCGAGGTCAGCGACGGGACAGCCGACGCGGAAGTGCGCCGCTGGCGTCGGGGTCGGCGTTGA
- a CDS encoding potassium channel family protein — MLWLLLLVGVVLLAVMCLDVYATVFVPTGQPGPVAGRLYHLTWRLWHRRFGDGSARSRRQLAQLGPLLVPFTVLVWAALLWLGFTLVFLPWSPAESGFPGWFTALYVSGYSVTTLGTGDITPSGRWPRALMVLAAASGFVLISVAVTYLLSVYGALARMTALAFEIHRFVGRDDGLVPADVLVTVARADAASELSDWLASTASSLAEVVQADDEFPLLHYFHFPDERALPVALSDLLEVVTLCRTVLSPAAFPALTGGLVIAGTERIARSYFTALVRKFEGQPVDGERLMQERRAAFDTAWQTLSLAGVPLRAREEAWARYDWERRTWDEASARLRAGFGYPAFENGGPHPEAREGWSAFPRSR, encoded by the coding sequence GTGCTCTGGCTCCTCCTGCTCGTTGGCGTGGTCCTCCTGGCCGTGATGTGCCTCGACGTGTACGCGACCGTCTTTGTCCCGACCGGGCAACCCGGGCCGGTGGCGGGCCGTCTCTACCACCTGACTTGGCGGCTGTGGCACCGCCGCTTCGGGGACGGCTCGGCACGCTCACGGCGCCAGCTTGCCCAGCTTGGCCCGCTGCTCGTGCCCTTCACGGTGCTGGTGTGGGCGGCGCTGCTGTGGCTGGGCTTCACACTGGTGTTCCTGCCGTGGTCCCCTGCCGAATCCGGATTTCCGGGATGGTTCACCGCCCTGTACGTGAGCGGATATAGCGTCACCACCCTGGGCACGGGGGACATCACGCCGAGTGGGAGGTGGCCCCGTGCCCTGATGGTCCTGGCGGCGGCCAGCGGCTTTGTCCTCATCAGCGTCGCGGTGACGTACCTGCTCTCAGTGTACGGGGCACTCGCACGCATGACGGCCCTGGCGTTCGAGATTCACCGCTTCGTGGGACGCGACGACGGCCTCGTCCCGGCGGACGTGCTGGTGACAGTCGCCCGCGCGGACGCGGCCTCCGAGCTGAGCGACTGGCTGGCAAGCACCGCGTCGTCTCTGGCGGAGGTGGTGCAGGCAGACGACGAGTTCCCGCTACTGCACTACTTCCACTTCCCCGACGAGCGGGCCCTGCCGGTGGCCCTCTCGGATCTGCTGGAGGTCGTGACCCTGTGCCGCACGGTGCTGTCGCCTGCGGCGTTCCCGGCGCTGACCGGGGGACTGGTGATTGCGGGAACGGAGCGGATAGCGCGCAGCTACTTCACGGCGCTCGTGCGCAAGTTCGAGGGCCAACCCGTGGACGGAGAACGGCTGATGCAGGAACGCCGGGCCGCTTTTGACACCGCTTGGCAGACCCTGAGCCTGGCGGGGGTGCCGCTGCGGGCACGGGAGGAGGCGTGGGCGCGCTACGACTGGGAACGCCGGACGTGGGACGAGGCGAGTGCCCGGCTGCGGGCCGGATTTGGGTATCCAGCCTTTGAGAACGGCGGGCCGCACCCGGAGGCGAGGGAAGGGTGGTCCGCGTTTCCCAGGTCACGGTGA
- a CDS encoding PRC and DUF2382 domain-containing protein — protein sequence MPRLIPLSRLGNTQSNYSAEAGSFMGKPAVGTNDIPIGTVRDVLVDADNGRLRYFVVNIGRHASEEDVLVPVGMARVEDDAVFFGNLTLDQARQLQHYRPEADVTLESQLRDESVLRGTTYQAPTDTNAHFDYRDQDAGDTLFKTPQRLVLLEERVIVEKHWEKVGEVVISKHVETHPEQVDVSLAREEVVIERHPVASPQPVQGTTLGSGGETVHVDLEAERAKVQKQAYVTEEVEVRKEIVTEVETFTVPVRREVLDVEPAGAMDVAVTRDEGGQ from the coding sequence GTGCCACGACTGATCCCCCTGTCCAGACTGGGCAACACCCAGTCCAACTACTCCGCCGAGGCGGGCAGCTTCATGGGCAAGCCCGCCGTGGGCACAAACGACATCCCCATCGGCACGGTGCGCGACGTGCTGGTGGACGCTGACAACGGCCGCCTGCGGTACTTCGTGGTGAATATCGGCCGCCACGCCTCCGAGGAGGACGTGCTGGTGCCGGTCGGGATGGCCCGGGTGGAGGACGACGCCGTGTTCTTCGGGAACCTCACGCTGGATCAGGCCCGCCAGCTTCAGCATTACCGCCCGGAGGCCGACGTGACCCTGGAGTCGCAGCTTCGTGACGAGAGCGTGCTGCGCGGCACAACCTATCAGGCGCCGACGGATACCAACGCACACTTCGACTACCGCGACCAGGACGCGGGCGACACTCTCTTCAAAACGCCGCAGCGCCTGGTGCTGCTGGAAGAGCGTGTAATCGTCGAGAAGCACTGGGAGAAGGTCGGCGAGGTGGTGATCAGCAAGCACGTCGAGACCCACCCCGAGCAGGTGGACGTGAGCCTGGCGCGCGAGGAGGTGGTGATCGAGCGCCACCCGGTAGCAAGTCCTCAGCCGGTGCAGGGAACCACATTGGGGTCAGGTGGCGAGACTGTCCACGTTGACCTGGAGGCCGAGCGGGCGAAGGTGCAGAAGCAGGCCTACGTAACCGAGGAGGTCGAGGTCCGGAAAGAGATCGTGACGGAGGTGGAGACGTTCACGGTGCCCGTGCGCCGCGAAGTGCTGGACGTGGAGCCCGCCGGGGCCATGGATGTGGCCGTAACCCGTGACGAAGGCGGCCAGTGA
- a CDS encoding HdeD family acid-resistance protein: protein METLQGAVSTNTSSLAGVWWAVALRGLLALLFGIATLVVPGLALTTLALLFGAYALLDGVAAIASGLRGHRGRWPLLLLGLLGVGAGIMTFLNPAITALALLALIAWWAVLTGILEIVAAIRFRRTIPGAWEWLIALSGLLSVALGVLMLLSPTAGVLTVETWIAAYALIAGVTLLVLGFQLRGQASRRM, encoded by the coding sequence ATGGAAACACTTCAAGGTGCTGTATCGACCAACACGTCGTCCCTCGCCGGGGTGTGGTGGGCAGTGGCCCTGCGCGGGTTGCTCGCGTTGCTCTTCGGCATCGCCACGCTGGTTGTCCCTGGACTCGCGCTAACCACGCTGGCCCTGCTGTTCGGCGCCTACGCCCTGCTCGATGGAGTGGCTGCCATCGCGTCCGGGCTACGGGGGCACCGGGGCCGCTGGCCACTGTTGCTGCTCGGTCTGCTCGGGGTGGGGGCAGGCATCATGACGTTCCTCAACCCGGCCATCACCGCTCTGGCCCTCCTCGCCCTGATCGCCTGGTGGGCGGTCCTCACCGGCATCCTGGAGATCGTGGCGGCGATCCGCTTCAGACGGACCATTCCGGGCGCGTGGGAGTGGCTGATCGCCCTGAGCGGCCTGCTTTCCGTCGCGCTGGGCGTGCTGATGCTGCTGTCCCCTACCGCCGGAGTGCTGACCGTGGAGACGTGGATCGCCGCCTACGCCCTGATCGCCGGGGTCACGCTGCTGGTCCTCGGCTTCCAGCTCAGGGGACAGGCCAGCCGACGGATGTAA
- a CDS encoding ATP-dependent Clp protease ATP-binding subunit, with the protein MTSGSRPLCDLCGSRPATVRATVSQNGRRQTLNLCDVDYQRLQRQSGRASPFESLFRGGSLFDDFFGDSTPYGHRGGGGDDGFFDDDVVPASSRSRRNREEVNLADHMSEQTQRLIADAVRKAAELGQRQVDTEHLLYALTGSDVVRAVLEQFRLNPDDLITHIDQNAPKGTGGANEDLEDVGVSPRVKSALERAFAASRELGHNYVGPEHLLIGLAEEGEGFAARTLRQYGLTPQAVRQQVVKVIGRGAEEGRVERPTNTPNLDKYSRDLSALARQGKLDPVIGRAQEIETTIEVLARRKKNNPVLIGEPGVGKTAIVEGLAQRIVNGEVPDVLRDKRLVELSVNTLVAGSQYRGQFEERVQQVLDEVRAQQDSIVLFIDEIHTIVGAGQGGGEGGLDIANTFKPALARGELNLIGATTLNEYQKHIEKDAALERRFQPVFVPEPTVEQTITILRGLRDRFEAHHKVTIDDSAVVAAAELSDRYITGRFLPDKAIDLIDQAAARVRISSTSRPAAVQEMEAELHGLRRERDYATSRKRYDQAQDFEGQIKAREQELAGATDQWRQQVGTGNVDVRAEHIAQVVSKLTGIPVQELTTEERQRLLQLEQRLHERVVGQDQAVKAVSDAVRLARAGLQQGRRPIATLLFLGPTGVGKTELAKALAATVFGDEDAMVRIDMSEYMERHAVSRLVGAPPGYVGYEEGGQLTERVRRRPYSVVLLDEIEKAHPDVYNILLQVFDDGRLTDNKGRVVDFTNTIIIATSNLGSDLIQRDMELHGAAGTNDRVRHDLMNVLRGHFRPEFINRIDEIIVFHALGRENIRSIVELQLELVKRTAHGQGITLVFDDSLLDYLGGAGYRPEFGARELRRLIRSELETRLATAMLGGEFTEGDTVLARYDTQARRVMFEKQTPAGDGGSQDNAENVDVQDDPAAVNAPGISADEGAGQRPDHQA; encoded by the coding sequence ATGACCTCTGGATCTAGACCCCTATGCGACCTCTGCGGTAGTCGCCCCGCCACCGTCCGCGCGACCGTCTCCCAAAACGGCCGCCGCCAGACCCTCAACCTCTGCGATGTGGATTACCAGCGGCTCCAGCGGCAGAGCGGGCGCGCCTCCCCCTTCGAGTCCCTGTTCCGGGGCGGCAGCCTCTTCGACGACTTCTTCGGCGACAGCACCCCCTACGGCCATCGGGGGGGTGGGGGAGATGATGGGTTCTTCGACGATGACGTTGTCCCCGCCTCTTCCCGTTCCCGCCGCAACCGCGAGGAGGTCAACCTCGCCGACCACATGAGCGAGCAGACCCAGCGCCTGATCGCGGACGCGGTGCGCAAGGCCGCCGAATTGGGCCAGCGGCAGGTGGACACCGAACACCTGCTGTATGCCCTGACTGGCAGCGACGTGGTGCGCGCCGTACTGGAACAGTTCCGGCTGAACCCGGACGACCTCATAACCCACATCGATCAGAACGCCCCGAAGGGCACGGGCGGCGCGAACGAGGACCTGGAGGACGTGGGCGTGTCGCCCCGGGTCAAGAGCGCCCTGGAGCGCGCCTTTGCCGCCTCCCGCGAGTTGGGGCACAACTACGTCGGCCCCGAACACCTGCTGATCGGCCTGGCGGAAGAAGGTGAGGGCTTCGCCGCCCGCACCCTGCGCCAGTACGGCCTCACCCCCCAGGCGGTGCGGCAGCAGGTCGTGAAGGTGATCGGGCGCGGCGCCGAGGAAGGCCGGGTGGAACGCCCCACGAACACCCCCAACCTCGACAAGTACAGCCGCGACCTCTCGGCCCTGGCGCGGCAGGGCAAGCTCGACCCGGTGATCGGCCGCGCGCAGGAGATCGAGACGACCATCGAGGTGCTCGCCCGGCGCAAGAAGAACAACCCCGTCCTGATCGGCGAGCCGGGCGTGGGTAAGACCGCCATCGTGGAGGGCCTCGCGCAGCGCATCGTGAACGGCGAGGTGCCCGACGTTCTGCGCGACAAGCGGCTGGTCGAACTCAGCGTCAATACGCTGGTGGCCGGGTCGCAGTACCGGGGGCAGTTCGAGGAGCGCGTCCAGCAGGTGCTCGACGAGGTGCGCGCGCAGCAGGACAGCATCGTCCTCTTTATCGACGAGATCCACACCATCGTCGGCGCCGGGCAGGGCGGCGGAGAGGGCGGCCTGGACATAGCGAACACCTTCAAACCGGCCCTGGCACGCGGCGAACTGAACCTGATCGGTGCGACCACCCTCAACGAGTACCAGAAGCACATCGAGAAGGACGCGGCGCTGGAGCGGCGCTTTCAGCCGGTGTTCGTGCCCGAACCGACCGTCGAGCAGACCATCACCATCCTGCGCGGGCTGCGCGACCGCTTCGAGGCGCACCACAAGGTGACCATCGACGACTCGGCGGTCGTCGCGGCGGCAGAACTCTCGGACCGTTACATCACCGGGCGGTTCCTGCCGGACAAGGCCATCGACCTGATCGACCAGGCGGCGGCGCGGGTGCGCATCTCGTCCACCTCCCGCCCGGCGGCGGTGCAGGAGATGGAGGCGGAGCTGCACGGTCTCAGACGCGAGCGCGACTACGCCACCTCGCGCAAACGCTACGACCAGGCGCAGGACTTCGAGGGGCAGATCAAGGCGCGGGAGCAGGAACTCGCAGGCGCGACCGACCAGTGGCGGCAGCAGGTGGGCACCGGGAACGTGGATGTCCGTGCCGAGCACATCGCGCAGGTGGTCTCCAAGCTTACCGGCATCCCGGTGCAGGAACTCACCACCGAGGAACGCCAGCGGCTGCTGCAACTGGAACAGCGGCTCCACGAGCGGGTAGTCGGGCAGGACCAGGCGGTGAAGGCCGTCAGTGACGCTGTGCGTCTTGCCCGCGCGGGCCTACAACAGGGCCGCCGTCCCATCGCCACGCTTCTCTTCCTGGGGCCGACGGGCGTAGGCAAAACCGAACTCGCCAAAGCCCTGGCGGCCACCGTTTTCGGGGACGAGGACGCGATGGTCCGCATCGACATGAGCGAGTACATGGAGCGCCACGCCGTCTCGCGGCTGGTGGGGGCTCCTCCCGGGTACGTCGGCTACGAGGAGGGCGGGCAGCTCACCGAGCGCGTGCGCCGCCGCCCCTACAGCGTGGTGCTGCTCGACGAGATCGAGAAGGCGCACCCGGACGTATACAACATCCTGCTCCAGGTCTTCGACGACGGGCGCCTGACAGACAACAAGGGCCGGGTGGTGGACTTCACGAACACCATCATCATCGCCACGAGCAACCTCGGTTCGGACCTCATCCAGCGTGACATGGAGCTGCACGGGGCGGCGGGCACGAACGACCGGGTGCGGCACGACCTGATGAACGTGCTGCGCGGGCACTTCCGGCCCGAGTTCATCAACCGCATCGACGAGATCATCGTGTTCCACGCACTGGGCCGCGAGAACATCCGCAGCATCGTGGAGCTGCAACTGGAGCTGGTAAAACGCACGGCCCACGGGCAGGGCATCACGCTGGTGTTCGACGACAGCCTGCTCGACTACCTGGGAGGCGCGGGTTACCGACCGGAGTTCGGCGCCCGTGAGTTGCGCCGCCTGATCCGCAGTGAGCTGGAAACGCGGCTGGCGACCGCCATGCTGGGAGGCGAGTTCACTGAGGGCGACACCGTGCTCGCGCGGTACGACACCCAGGCGCGCCGGGTGATGTTCGAGAAACAGACGCCCGCAGGAGACGGCGGCAGCCAGGACAACGCGGAGAACGTGGATGTGCAGGACGACCCAGCCGCCGTGAACGCGCCCGGGATCAGCGCAGATGAGGGGGCCGGTCAGCGCCCGGATCACCAGGCCTAA
- a CDS encoding IS4 family transposase: MTRCFTAHFPEFRKNQVELLSLMVLALLRGKDVRHAELAARFPGSAHTASVIRRVERFFDRHPLRPADVARVVLTLLPAAQPREFILDRTNWKYGQTDVNVLLLAVIWRDVAIPLLYELLPHGGSSDTEIRHTLMDDALCLLSAADIRVLYADREFVGYDWVQGLARRGIPICVRLRRDTLLDDWTAQDWLSRVQTGQAGLQVEDTVVYGQPMNVVLTYTQDGEALIIASNAGAVTTIQSRYRRRFLIECLFRALKSKGFHLEGTHMTLHDHVERLLCLLTLTYTWSVLVGFTLECPKKAHGRRAWSVVKMGLRELVRAFSRESACLCNLITLLMPSHTPPPETVGY, encoded by the coding sequence TTGACCCGCTGCTTCACCGCGCACTTCCCGGAGTTCCGCAAGAACCAGGTCGAGCTGCTCTCCCTCATGGTCCTCGCCCTCCTTAGGGGCAAGGACGTCCGGCATGCTGAACTCGCCGCGCGCTTCCCCGGAAGCGCGCACACCGCCTCCGTCATCCGGCGGGTGGAACGCTTCTTCGACCGTCATCCTCTTCGGCCAGCTGATGTCGCCCGGGTCGTTCTGACGCTCCTTCCCGCCGCGCAGCCACGCGAATTTATCCTTGACCGGACCAACTGGAAGTATGGGCAGACGGACGTGAACGTCTTGTTGCTGGCCGTCATTTGGCGGGACGTCGCCATCCCCCTGCTCTACGAGTTGCTGCCCCATGGGGGCAGCAGCGACACCGAGATTCGGCACACCCTGATGGACGATGCCCTGTGCCTGCTGTCCGCCGCTGACATCCGGGTGCTGTATGCCGACCGCGAATTCGTCGGCTACGACTGGGTTCAGGGTCTGGCTCGCCGTGGGATCCCCATCTGCGTGCGGTTGCGGCGCGACACGCTCCTGGACGACTGGACAGCGCAGGACTGGTTGAGCCGAGTGCAGACCGGCCAGGCCGGTCTGCAGGTCGAGGACACGGTGGTCTACGGGCAACCGATGAACGTTGTCCTGACGTACACGCAAGACGGTGAGGCCTTGATCATCGCCAGCAACGCAGGGGCGGTGACCACGATCCAATCCCGTTACCGTCGGAGATTCCTGATCGAGTGTCTGTTCAGAGCCCTAAAAAGCAAGGGGTTCCACCTGGAGGGGACGCACATGACGCTCCACGATCACGTGGAGCGCCTGCTGTGCCTGTTGACGTTGACCTACACGTGGTCTGTACTGGTTGGGTTCACCCTGGAATGCCCGAAGAAGGCACATGGTCGCCGGGCATGGAGTGTGGTGAAGATGGGCTTACGGGAACTGGTGCGGGCGTTCAGCCGGGAGTCAGCATGCCTCTGCAACTTGATCACCCTGTTGATGCCGTCCCATACGCCTCCCCCAGAAACTGTCGGGTACTGA
- a CDS encoding universal stress protein yields MRFVVAFDGSEPSQRALKQAITLGKAAGAELEVVTVIEEPPVSGFVQWAGLNPDYVREMLEQNARQAQQTAQTLIGEAGVQGRVQTLRGRPIEVLTEAAHGVDLLVVGTHGYRGMDRILLGSVTETLLRRAEVPLLVVR; encoded by the coding sequence ATGCGATTCGTGGTGGCCTTTGACGGAAGTGAGCCCAGCCAGCGCGCCTTGAAGCAGGCCATAACGCTCGGGAAGGCGGCAGGCGCCGAGCTGGAGGTCGTGACTGTGATCGAGGAGCCGCCGGTCAGCGGCTTCGTTCAGTGGGCGGGACTGAATCCCGACTACGTCCGGGAGATGCTGGAGCAGAATGCCCGGCAGGCGCAGCAGACGGCGCAGACACTCATCGGGGAGGCGGGCGTGCAGGGGAGGGTTCAGACCCTGAGGGGCCGTCCAATCGAGGTGCTCACCGAGGCGGCGCACGGCGTGGACCTGCTGGTGGTCGGCACCCATGGGTACCGTGGCATGGACCGCATCCTGCTGGGCAGCGTCACCGAAACGCTGCTGCGCCGCGCGGAGGTCCCGCTCCTCGTCGTGCGGTGA
- a CDS encoding S1C family serine protease, which translates to MKTAMPILTLLLLLAGCTDPTESRTQTTSSTSRTATTNTAPGGAARDSSSPSGPAGQTASPDQGRLEYDQNTIDVVKDTQDGVVFVTRFDQSGGGALFSESPLAPDAAPEDQEGPTGSGSGFLIDREGHILTNYHVIQDATDIRIRLHQNERDYPASVVGTAPAYDLALLRAEAVPADLEPMRLGDSDRLLVGEKAIALGAPFGLEFTVTQGIISAVKRVIPMGVESIPQNSVQTDAAINPGNSGGPLVNSRGEVVGVNTQILSPAGAVTGVGQNAGVGFAIPVNVVKSLLPRLRAGEEITVPRIGIVSVNLQALTPSAREALGLPEQGVLVQSVEPGTPAAAAGLRGGPRSQRFPDGDIRLGGDIITAVDGQEVSTVQDLQGVLLGKQSGDEVILTLRRDGQTLQRKLTLS; encoded by the coding sequence ATGAAAACAGCAATGCCCATCCTGACGCTGCTGCTGCTCCTCGCAGGCTGCACCGACCCGACGGAGAGCCGCACGCAGACCACCTCCTCAACCTCGCGAACGGCGACCACCAACACCGCGCCGGGCGGGGCGGCCCGCGATTCCAGTTCACCCTCTGGACCTGCGGGTCAGACGGCCAGCCCAGACCAGGGTCGCCTGGAGTACGACCAGAACACCATCGACGTGGTGAAGGACACGCAGGACGGCGTGGTGTTCGTCACGCGCTTCGATCAGTCTGGAGGAGGAGCGCTGTTCAGCGAGTCCCCCCTGGCCCCGGACGCCGCCCCCGAGGACCAGGAGGGGCCGACCGGCAGCGGTTCCGGTTTCCTGATTGACCGGGAAGGTCACATCCTCACCAATTACCACGTGATTCAGGACGCGACCGACATCCGGATCAGGCTGCACCAGAACGAGCGGGACTACCCGGCGTCCGTGGTGGGGACTGCCCCGGCGTACGACCTGGCCCTGTTGCGGGCCGAAGCGGTGCCCGCCGACCTGGAGCCCATGAGGCTGGGGGACAGCGACCGTCTGCTGGTGGGCGAAAAGGCGATTGCCCTGGGCGCGCCCTTCGGTCTGGAGTTCACCGTCACGCAGGGCATCATCTCCGCCGTGAAGCGGGTCATTCCCATGGGCGTCGAGTCCATCCCGCAGAACTCGGTCCAGACCGACGCGGCGATCAACCCCGGCAACTCGGGCGGTCCACTGGTCAACAGCCGGGGCGAGGTGGTGGGCGTGAACACCCAGATTCTGTCCCCCGCGGGTGCCGTGACCGGCGTGGGCCAGAACGCCGGGGTGGGGTTCGCCATTCCGGTCAACGTTGTGAAAAGCCTCCTGCCGCGCCTGCGGGCAGGCGAGGAGATCACCGTGCCGCGCATCGGCATCGTGAGCGTGAACTTACAGGCCCTGACGCCATCGGCACGGGAGGCCCTGGGGTTGCCCGAGCAGGGCGTCCTGGTGCAGTCCGTGGAGCCGGGCACGCCCGCCGCCGCCGCAGGCCTGCGGGGAGGACCGCGCTCGCAGCGCTTCCCGGATGGCGACATCCGCCTGGGGGGTGACATCATCACGGCGGTCGATGGGCAGGAGGTCTCGACGGTTCAGGACTTGCAGGGCGTGCTGCTGGGCAAGCAATCGGGGGACGAGGTGATCCTGACACTGAGGCGGGACGGGCAGACGTTACAGCGGAAACTGACCCTTTCTTGA
- a CDS encoding HNH endonuclease signature motif containing protein produces MPKAKRGEERKPVRQRKVYAHTRDPRSGKRVLAHRWIAEQSLGRPLLPREVVHHKDGNSLNNDPSNLIVLPSQRVHAHAEFHLRRVRSGMPSLFPEFFQVIPSDTWGTLFAHVLVWQGQEPPLPQKVEAKPQQSSSTQPTLFPPPQERSLTPLLPEIEPGVCLVGELLARFQVQVGYEGGEMHVPIHHAGLANLARDRQLLETAACRQEIAD; encoded by the coding sequence ATGCCAAAAGCGAAGAGGGGAGAGGAGAGGAAGCCCGTGAGACAACGTAAGGTCTACGCCCACACCCGCGACCCGCGTAGTGGCAAAAGGGTACTGGCTCACCGCTGGATTGCTGAGCAGTCGCTGGGTCGGCCCCTGTTGCCCCGCGAGGTTGTCCATCACAAGGATGGCAATAGTCTCAACAATGACCCGAGTAACCTCATCGTGCTTCCCAGCCAGCGGGTACATGCCCATGCTGAATTTCACCTGCGGCGGGTTAGGAGCGGAATGCCGAGCCTCTTTCCCGAGTTCTTCCAGGTCATCCCCTCAGACACCTGGGGAACCCTCTTTGCACACGTCTTGGTCTGGCAAGGGCAGGAGCCACCACTCCCACAAAAGGTTGAAGCGAAGCCGCAACAAAGCTCCAGCACCCAGCCCACTCTTTTTCCTCCCCCGCAGGAGCGGTCACTGACACCGCTGCTCCCTGAAATAGAACCAGGGGTCTGCTTGGTCGGTGAACTCCTCGCCCGCTTCCAAGTACAGGTTGGATACGAGGGTGGGGAAATGCACGTACCTATCCACCATGCTGGTTTGGCTAACCTGGCAAGGGACAGACAACTTTTGGAGACAGCAGCTTGTCGGCAGGAGATAGCAGATTGA